One part of the Larimichthys crocea isolate SSNF chromosome XIX, L_crocea_2.0, whole genome shotgun sequence genome encodes these proteins:
- the xirp2a gene encoding xin actin-binding repeat-containing protein 2 isoform X1: protein MEIQSGNGEEVAGAVLATSGFVSRSPRGSQVEASDNPAHREDLQAAKRIERFDIPLDSLKRMFEKPAGANTEVTSVHTSPSKRVLSSRFTQADPSTDPNMATDTALTAGSAGRSRAGLPEDWAPSEDQETEPVSVKERLAMYQAAVTKKDTSSSSSAAMMDESEACSLPGGLASVKRQFENQEFASASSQSTVTQYHYEQRSVQEMSSSSEVTVRSSARGEVVPTTVFHNQEVIHDERVQHNNVAASYGNHYNETVMLVGGEDLPKVSTQALKQQYEKTIEEAAPAKEIKVDVDFSQFQWVPVKQSTKASTKTSQDTSSTLKTATASSVATATASSVATATASSVASASSVAYKVADNFPPPPANLQLTQEIPEYVSYQPQDAASEQKQTVNKEQYFKHKSMAELKRLYKHIHPEVRKNLEADFYSQLTEAELKDLESEEMVGDVQQTCYMFENDGNSSQCSSPDRESVEWEEILKGEVQSVRWMFENKPLDAIKDETPDENESRNIAQQEIIAGKDVRYTAWMFETQPMDALGTETTDSIEQSQKSTDLARGDVRTATWLFETQPLDYLNKIYQEDEQETEVVVTRDIAGGDVKTARYLFETQHLDSLGKIETIEESHFLNLKSELEEIKGDVKTTTRMFQTQPMCVIRGDSGEMLEITTIRREETEKGDVKTSRWMFETEPLDLINKDPTKVKLICGISMEDNVECGVNKGRWLFETKTLDSIKDEEWESSRKQKEEIIGADVRKHCLVFETQPMDTLKDNANARPLPSEEIVGGDVRSAKHLFETVPMENLKELLEVGKLQKMIASEEEKGDVRHQKWVFESQPLENIREEKKEITRTVNVETLDKGDVTNYKERFESMDLSKCEGTQKIQVEGVTSGSVKSNRVLFESTPMYAMQDSSGHYHEVKTVRREEIVKGDVRSCRWMFETRPIDEFDESISKFQIIKGISKQEIESGDVKTAKWLFETQQLDAIKSFNNVEDEEHKTKEDIEIEKGDVKTCRWLFETQPMDVLYEKVEKSEADVEEVQKGDVKTCTWLFETQTLDNIRDHTESESETILKTCTVKQEDIQGKDVRLARFLFETENLENLTGEDSSFRRVTEINIESGDVSRMKYIFENRSSDIMSSTSEQTMQRLKTQQAEDIQRGNVGNCTWMFENQPIDAIHDETKEIRTVTDVQGGDVDKGRFIFETYSLDQIKEESSETDISKLTSIFRNDIERGDVKNYTMMFESQPLYAIRDKEGHYHEVTTVTKEEVMRGDVVGARWLFETKPLDSIRDSEEVYVIKAVTEEGINKGDVSSARWKFETQPLDEIAEDIKERSKTVADIQGGDVKTNKQRFETDEMSQKYIRTVSVSEIQKGDVRSATWMFETRTIDEIHGEGAEYDGMERVTKEEVMKGDVKQSVWLFEKQPLDSIKETDGTELVVKKEEIPQADVKTTTWLFESTPFHDFNENRVEKTEIIGKSIKETLEELYCQKMVDSQGILIEADEIGDVRMAKYKLMSQEAPQIQKEEVIRGDLSNIMMNLLNRSETTEKGITIDKEERGNINTTVKQLFNQDRGINVEKEEIIRGDIQEAINSLLKNEGSSKRGILIQEDEKGDVRLTIYSLLNKGESAGMEKEDIVQGNVSKTLHRLLSSSGDEESKKIRVGDMERGNVSFYSTCIESGALDYLKQLQYEPDEAQETVKKERIIGGDIEETKILLRKNQQQIGRTVAEDDIVPGDVYRTVEVFMTEPTATYRNLEKKDIVKGDLSAALDSLTQAINQKVIIEKEEVVKGNIHTTLKSLEEAQHQAKEMEKPEIVRGDIRGALESLEKSATTNTEVTVEDLVPGDIKGTLKSLEEAKHAVKEVEKEEIVKGDIHTAMQSLHEATSEKKIYQHQVSEQGDVKGTIQLLLEPSTSPQMRRRGSIEGDVKTSIKSLYEGQETSQMEKEEVVKGDVQGAIKCLMQRKQYTNPKRMYSSKKAKVPMKNPLTVKQAEHECLHEATSVSVAVNPAPTVKNLSQSSESQKHTQKHSESKSLKTQVITQEDHSVTVAKSDNATGASQQKSIKEEKQKVLPPQKIQAPKTIVIKNKQMTANDQTEAKTADVNVMKEAQSTSQTSVSNKQICETKKTIKQVQTTVMEKTVTHKQNISVSEQMSTSQKQTENKAPTQKYNIKNMKSDYCNLDMKAKGMIKKAKPEIHFPPPPASPPPPSESELSLPPPPSPVLETPGSATSRLSIMRLDSDLPPPPPPPPMECIKSEPEFFPPPPPPPPPDFLPPPPSQQELNAMPQPPPVKLAKPIGKPLFKVPKQPEPQKQPVQVKPKWQKKQPTPPPPPPPPPPPQLPPDQETTVSTERKEEAKVQEVKKETTQQIETSKQVQTESTTKIPSIPTVKPMQRESPQPPKKAFVPPIKLPPPPEPAPAPKPKPYARKFKTPLMLAEERFRQQRMEKEEIERSTVKTPTSPPFNIVSSSASAELSVAQNTEKETATEVTKAKTEEAKTVSKEGISAQDTSAKKTPSQIPLSKPVIAVLNKKSTAGSSNVGLDKKHVASEQSSEKMVASTDVVKKSQITPKTQTVSVSQAHRETSNIDSNVVTTSVTEQQQFVKKCSVKSTVATQSAVQENVNLQSQTAVTLKAEDVKNINMPLTQEGKSPSQPTKIPKVTPSFKVKTFKMPTEKKEDKCDSLGQKEAMKSETHLQQEKCNVSQKSETNVNQESNHMTTRTEMKIKEKKSQMTLPIKEAETEVHVKKGKQMQKIETEVKPSDTVLIPKTTKITSAGTHQGQGLVSVSHSQQSMKTEHIQRHKEVVVSESVVQQSFQKQEAVQTQTQQIKLQAAETNKMQIKAAKSKGEPRDVSVKGTGKIARKEEANSEEITDLEKCNVMQKLLTQIKELEGTPSKIDSDAVKMIISEFPDWVMGLDERKNLSEIAKQQSKKKLKEMMVYVKNIVQAKLTFFGEILTAMEKQDNEKEEPLAPPSVPPKPDKKVFSGATAKISKISIGSSKTEKKVVEGKKSLQGSKAHQELSEQRVSSPLASIRTPSPTFISIESRRIESPLRVTPSPPPYKSVGTPPPPPRKSYTPTSTFSRATPSPTMSRSEKLMKLRDTTSKLSRGMTPPPPMPMPEYFTAEREQSSPLGDRDTPIERNEQGSMDVTEMVDSMMTVRDKKSFFEDAQKAEVSRAYIRKDPIDIPERLGPDAEEGAEVVTIDLLKEDLPRVDLSKLVNKFESPKPKVYTRKDPIVITERLGSDAEDIEAEAHTPKTEDIPSFNVKALKDVFETGEHSSQAARELREQIERREPESVYSEPAGHSEMTAVTEQFCSIDDFGNMTRETRSEMRSGSSLARGSPPSYADVVRGSIPTVDVPPEATTEELLRNFQQSWAESQGVFQNLGFSVTEQRTSQFVTHKQETVVTENSSSRVRTVQGVSEEGVPHGIADCRQTKLP from the exons ctgCAGGCAGCGCAGGTAGATCCAGGGCAGGACTTCCCGAGGACTGGGCCCCGAGTGAGGACCAAGAAACCGAACCGGTGTCGGTGAAAGAGCGCCTGGCGATGTATCAGGCCGCCGTGACGAAGAAAGACACCAGcagttcctcctctgctgcG ATGATGGATGAGTCAGAGGCGTGTTCGCTGCCTGGTGGCCTGGCCAGTGTGAAGagacagtttgagaaccaggAGTTTGCCTCTGCGTCCTCTCAGTCCACCGTCACCCAATACCATTACGAGCAGAGATCTGTCCAG GAGATGTCAAGCTCCTCTGAGGTGACAGTGAGAAGCAGTGCCAGAGGAGAGGTCGTCCCCACCACAGTCTTTCACAATCAAGAG GTGATCCATGATGAAAGAGTCCAACACAATAACGTGGCAGCCAGTTACGGGAACCATTACAATGAAACAG TTATGCTCGTTGGAGGAGAGGACCTACCAAAGGTTTCCACTCAGGCTTTGAAGCAGCAGTATGAAAAAACGATTGAGGAAGCAGCACCAGCCAAGGAAATTAAG GTTGATGTGGATTTCAGCCAGTTTCAATGGGTGCCAGTAAAACAGTCTACCAAAGCTTCAACCAAGACAAGCCAAGACACCTCATCCACCTTAAAGACTGCCACTGCCTCATCAGTAGCGACTGCCACTGCCTCGTCAGTAGCGACTGCCACTGCCTCGTCAGTAGCGTCTGCCTCGTCAGTGGCTTACAAGGTGGCAGATAATTTCCCTCCCCCACCAGCAAACCTGCAGTTAACACAGGAAATCCCTGAATATGTCTCCTACCAGCCTCAGGATGCAGCCTCAGAACAGAAGCAGACTGTTAATAAGGAGCAGTACTTTAAGCATAAGAGTATGGCTGAACTAAAGCGCCTCTATAAACACATTCATCCAGAGGTCCGCAAGAACCTCGAAGCAGACTTCTATAGTCAGCTCACGGAAGCAGAATTGAAGGACTTGGAAAGCGAGGAAATGGTGGGAGATGTGCAGCAGACATGCTATATGTTTGAAAATGACGGCAACAGCAGTCAGTGTTCAAGCCCCGACAGAGAGTCAGTTGAATGGGAAGAGATTCTCAAAGGTGAAGTGCAGTCCGTGCGCTGGATGTTCGAAAACAAGCCACTAGATGCAATCAAAGATGAAACCCCAGATGAGAATGAGTCGAGGAATATTGCCCAGCAGGAAATCATTGCGGGAAAAGATGTCAGATACACAGCTTGGATGTTTGAAACTCAGCCCATGGATGCTCTGGGAACAGAGACAACTGATTCTATTGAGCAGTCACAAAAATCAACTGATCTGGCGAGAGGAGATGTCCGCACGGCTACGTGGCTTTTTGAGACGCAGCCACTCGATTATCTGAATAAGATCTACCAAGAAGACGAGCAGGAGACAGAAGTTGTTGTCACCAGAGACATTGCTGGCGGAGATGTGAAAACCGCTAGATATCTCTTTGAGACCCAACATCTGGATTCCCTGGGTAAAATAGAAACCATTGAGGAGAGCCACTTCCTAAACCTGAAGTCTGAGCTAGAAGAGATCAAGGGGGATGTGAAGACAACCACTCGCATGTTTCAGACCCAGCCTATGTGTGTCATCAGGGGTGATTCAGGTGAGATGCTAGAGATCACCACCATCCGtagggaggagacagagaaaggagatGTCAAGACATCACGCTGGATGTTTGAAACCGAGCCTCTGGATCTCATAAACAAAGACCCTACAAAGGTAAAGCTTATATGTGGCATTTCCATGGAAGACAACGTTGAATGCGGAGTGAACAAAGGTAGATGGCTTTTTGAGACAAAGACCCTTGACAGCATTAAGGACGAAGAATGGGAGAGTTCCAGGAAGCAAAAGGAAGAAATAATTGGTGCTGATGTGAGGAAGCACTGTCTGGTTTTTGAGACTCAGCCTATGGATACTCTAAAAGATAACGCCAATGCTCGACCTTTACCTTCAGAGGAGATTGTAGGAGGTGATGTCCGATCAGCGAAACATCTGTTCGAAACTGTACCCATGGAAAATCTGAAAGAGCTGCTTGAAGTGGGAAAACTTCAGAAAATGATTGcatctgaagaagaaaaaggtgaCGTGAGACATCAAAAATGGGTCTTTGAAAGCCAGCCACTTGAAAATataagagaggagaagaaagagatcACAAGAACTGTGAATGTTGAAACTCTTGACAAAGGAGATGTAACAAACTATAAAGAAAGGTTTGAAAGTATGGATTTAAGTAAGTGTGAAGGAACACAGAAAATTCAGGTTGAAGGTGTCACGAGTGGATCCGTCAAATCAAACAGAGTTCTCTTTGAATCTACCCCTATGTATGCTATGCAAGACAGCTCAGGCCATTACCATGAAGTGAAGACTGTGAGGCGTGAGGAGATTGTGAAGGGAGACGTGCGCAGCTGCAGATGGATGTTTGAAACGCGTCCCATTGATGAGTTTGATGAAAGCATCAGTAAGTTTCAGATTATAAAAGGTATATCCAAACAAGAGATTGAGTCTGGAGATGTCAAAACAGCCAAGTGGTTGTTTGAGACTCAACAGCTTGATGCCATTAAGTCTTTCAATAATGTTGAGGATGAAGAACATAAAACTAAGGAAGATATTGAAATTGAGAAGGGAGACGTTAAAACTTGTAGGTGGCTATTTGAGACTCAACCAATGGATGTTCTGTATGAAAAGGTTGAAAAGAGCGAGGCTGATGTCGAGGAAGTGCAAAAAGGTGACGTCAAAACGTGCACTTGGCTCTTTGAGACCCAAACACTTGACAATATACGTGACCATAcagagtctgagtctgagaccATTCTGAAAACCTGCACTGTGAAGCAGGAGGACATCCAAGGAAAAGATGTGCGACTGGCTCGCTTCCTCTTTGAAACCGAGAACCTTGAAAATCTCACAGGTGAGGACAGTTCTTTCAGGAGGGTTACGGAAATCAACATCGAGTCAGGTGATGTGTCCAGGATGAAGTACATCTTTGAGAATCGCTCCTCTGACATCATGAGCTCGACCTCTGAGCAAACAATGCAGAGGTTGAAGACGCAGCAGGCCGAGGACATCCAGAGGGGAAACGTGGGCAACTGTACCTGGATGTTTGAGAATCAGCCGATCGATGCCATCCATGATGAGACAAAGGAAATTCGCACTGTGACAGATGTTCAGGGGGGTGACGTTGACAAAGGCCGCTTCATTTTTGAGACATACTCTCTGGATCAAATTAAAGAGGAGTCCAGTGAGACTGATATCTCTAAACTCACTAGTATCTTTAGAAATGATATAGAGAGGGGAGATGTGAAAAATTACACTATGATGTTTGAAAGTCAGCCACTGTATGCCATCCGTGACAAAGAGGGCCATTACCATGAAGTAACTACAGTAACCAAGGAGGAAGTTATGAGAGGAGATGTGGTGGGAGCCCGATGGCTGTTTGAAACAAAGCCCCTGGATTCAATTAGAGATTCAGAGGAGGTCTATGTTATCAAAGCTGTGACTGAAGAAGGCATTAACAAAGGAGATGTTAGCTCTGCAAGGTGGAAGTTTGAAACGCAACCTTTGGATGAAATTGCAGAGGACATAAAAGAAAGGTCTAAGACAGTCGCAGATATCCAAGGCGGCGATGTGAAGACAAACAAGCAGCGATTTGAGACCGACGAGATGTCTCAAAAGTACATCAGAACTGTTAGCGTGAGCGAAATCCAAAAAGGGGATGTTAGATCTGCCACATGGATGTTTGAAACGCGAACAATTGATGAGATCCATGGTGAAGGCGCCGAGTATGATGGCATGGAGAGGGTGACAAAAGAGGAAGTAATGAAAGGGGATGTCAAACAGTCTGTGTGGCTTTTTGAGAAGCAGCCCCTAGACAGTATCAAAGAGACTGATGGTACAGAACTTGTTGTCAAAAAGGAGGAAATCCCACAGGCTGATGTGAAAACGACAACATGGCTGTTTGAAAGTACTCCGTTCCATGATTTCAATGAGAATAGAGtggaaaaaactgaaataatagGCAAAAGCATAAAAGAAACACTTGAAGAGCTTTATTGTCAGAAAATGGTGGACTCACAAGGTATCCTTATTGAGGCGGATGAGATTGGCGATGTCCGCATGGCAAAGTATAAACTCATGAGTCAAGAGGCCCCACAGATACAAAAGGAAGAGGTTATCAGAGGGGATCTGAGCAACATAATGATGAACCTCCTTAACCGCAGTGAGACCACTGAAAAGGGTATAACTATTGACAAGGAGGAGCGAGGGAACATCAACACCACGGTGAAGCAGCTATTCAACCAGGACAGGGGAATCAATGTTGAGAAAGAGGAAATTATCCGTGGTGACATTCAAGAGGCCATAAACAGTCTGCTCAAGAATGAAGGCTCCTCGAAGCGTGGCATTCTGATTCAAGAGGATGAGAAGGGAGACGTGAGGCTGACTATCTATTCCCTCTTGAATAAAGGGGAGAGTGCTGGCATGGAGAAAGAGGATATCGTTCAAGGAAACGTAAGCAAAACCCTTCATCGTCTTCTGTCCAGTTCAGGAGATGAAGAATCTAAAAAGATAAGGGTCGGAGACATGGAAAGGGGTAATGTGAGCTTTTACTCCACGTGCATTGAGTCCGGAGCTTTGGATTACCTGAAGCAGCTTCAGTACGAACCAGATGAAGCCCAGGAAACGGTGAAAAAGGAGCGTATCATTGGCGGTGACATTGAAGAGACTAAAATCTTGCTGCGAAAGAATCAGCAGCAGATAGGTCGCACAGTGGCAGAGGATGATATAGTTCCTGGTGATGTGTACAGAACTGTTGAAGTCTTTATGACAGAGCCTACTGCTACCTACAGAAACCTGGAGAAAAAAGACATTGTTAAAGGTGACCTTAGCGCAGCCCTGGATTCACTGACCCAAGCCATCAATCAGAAAGTGATAatagagaaagaggaggtggtgaaggGAAACATACACACCACTTTGAAGTCTCTTGAGGAGGCCCAACATCAAGCCAAAGAAATGGAAAAGCCTGAAATCGTCAGGGGAGACATCAGAGGTGCTCTCGAGTCACTGGAGAAATCCGCAACCACCAACACGGAAGTGACTGTTGAGGATTTAGTGCCAGGTGATATCAAAGGGACCCTGAAGTCCCTGGAGGAGGCGAAGCATGCTGTAAAAGAGGTCGAAAAAGAGGAGATTGTCAAAGGAGACATCCACACTGCCATGCAAAGTTTACACGAGGCAACGAGCGAGAAAAAGATTTACCAGCATCAAGTGAGCGAACAAGGGGATGTTAAAGGCACTATCCAGCTCCTGCTCGAGCCGTCAACCTCTCCACAAATGCGACGCAGGGGGAGCATTGAAGGAGACGTGAAAACATCCATAAAATCTCTTTATGAAGGGCAGGAAACATCACAGATGGAAAAAGAGGAGGTTGTGAAAGGGGACGTTCAAGGGGCGATAAAGTGCCtaatgcaaagaaaacagtATACAAATCCGAAACGTATGTATTCCAGCAAGAAGGCAAAAGTGCCCATGAAAAATCCATTAACTGTAAAGCAAGCGGAGCATGAATGCTTACATGAGGCCACGAGTGTGAGTGTAGCAGTCAATCCAGCCCCCACTGTGAAAAACCTTTCTCAGAGCAGTGAGtcacagaagcacacacagaagcacagcGAAAGCAAATCACTGAAAACACAGGTAATAACCCAAGAGGACCACTCTGTTACTGTAGCCAAATCAGACAATGCCACAGGGGCCTCTCAACAGAAGAGcataaaagaagagaaacagaaagtgcTGCCCCCACAGAAAATACAAGCTCCTAAGACTATTGtaataaagaataaacaaatGACTGCTAATGATCAAACGGAGGCCAAAACAGCTGACGTGAACGTGATGAAAGAGGCGCAAAGCACATCACAGACGAGCGTTTCAAACAAGCaaatatgtgaaacaaaaaagacaatcaAACAGGTGCAGACTACAGTGATGGAGAAAACCGTCACACACAAGCAGAATATCTCGGTATCGGAGCAAATGTCGACGTCTCAGAAGCAAACGGAGAATAAAGCTCCCACGCAAAAGTACAACATCAAAAATATGAAGAGTGATTACTGTAACCTTGACATGAAAGCAAAAGGTATGATCAAAAAGGCAAAGCCAGAGATTCActtcccacctcctcctgcttcacctcctccaccctctgagTCTGAGCTGTCCCTCCCTCCGCCGCCGTCGCCTGTGCTAGAGACTCCAGGGTCCGCCACATCCCGGCTTTCTATCATGAGGCTGGACAGCGAcctcccacctccaccacctccacctcccatgGAATGCATAAAGTCTGAGCCAGAgttcttccctcctcctccacctcctccgcctccaGATTTCCTCCCACCGCCTCCCTCCCAGCAAGAGCTTAACGCAATGCCTCAGCCTCCGCCTGTAAAGCTGGCGAAACCCATTGGCAAGCCTTTATTCAAAGTGCCCAAGCAACCAGAGCCACAGAAGCAGCCGGTACAAGTTAAACCCAAATGGCAGAAAAAGCAGCCAActccgccaccaccaccaccacctccacctccaccccagCTCCCTCCTGATCAAGAAACAACAGTGTCGACAGAGCGTAAAGAAGAAGCTAAAGTTCAAGAAGTGAAAAAGGAAACAACCCAGCAAATCGAAACAAGCAAGCAGGTTCAGACTGAATCAACGACAAAAATACCGAGCATCCCGACTGTGAAACCAATGCAAAGAGAAAGCCCACAGCCTCCAAAGAAAGCGTTTGTCCCTCCGATTAAACTGCCTCCACCCCCTGAACCCGCTCCAGCGCCAAAACCTAAACCCTATGCTCGCAAATTTAAAACCCCTCTCATGCTTGCAGAGGAAAGGTTTCGCCAACAAAgaatggagaaagaggaaatagAGAGGAGTACTGTCAAAACTCCCACTTCACCACCATTTAATATAGTGTCCTCTTCTGCCAGTGCTGAGCTTTCTGTAGCACAGAACACTGAGAAAGAAACAGCCACAGAAGTGACAAAagcaaagacagaagaagctaAGACCGTGTCCAAAGAAGGAATATCGGCACAAGACACCTCTGCCAAGAAAACCCCCTCCCAGATCCCCCTGAGCAAGCCTGTGATCGCAGTGCTGAATAAGAAATCCACGGCTGGATCCTCGAATGTGGGCTTGGATAAAAAGCATGTAGCCAGTGAGCAATCCTCAGAAAAAATGGTTGCCTCAACTGATGTTGTTAAAAAGAGTCAAATAACACCCAAGACTcagactgtttctgtttctcaggcTCATCGTGAGACCTCAAATATTGACTCCAATGTGGTCACTACTTcagtcacagagcagcagcagtttgttaaGAAATGCAGCGTCAAGTCTACCGTTGCCACACAAAGTGCTGTCCAGGAAAATGTAAATCTTCAAAGCCAGACTGCGGTCACATTGAAAGCTGAAGATGTAAAGAATATTAATATGCCTCTGACACAGGAGGGGAAGAGTCCCTCTCAACCTACTAAAATTCCAAAGGTAACTCCAAGTTTCAAGGTGAAAACCTTTAAGATGCcaacagagaagaaagaggataAATGTGACAGTTTGGGACAAAAGGAAGCGATGAAAAGTGAAACGCATTTACAGCAAGAGAAATGTAATGTGTCAcagaaaagtgaaacaaatgtgaATCAGGAAAGCAACCACATGACAACAAggactgaaatgaaaataaaggagaagaaaagtcAGATGACTCTACCTATAAAGGAAGCTGAAACGGAGGTCCACGTGAAAAAGGGAAAGCAAATGCAAAAGATTGAGACTGAAGTGAAGCCATCAGATACTGTTTTAATCCCTAAGACAACTAAGATAACATCTGCAGGGACTCATCAAGGACAAGGCCTTGTATCTGTCTCCCACAGTCAGCAGAGCATGAAGACAGAGCACATTCAAAGACACAAGGAGGTGgttgtgagtgagagtgtggtACAGCAAAGCTTTCAGAAGCAAGAGGCcgttcagacacaaacacagcaaataaaGCTTCAAGCGGCAGAAACAAATAAGATGCAAATAAAGGCAGCTAAGTCCAAAGGTGAGCCTAGGGATGTGTCTGTGAAAGGGACTGGGAAAATAGCCCGTAAAGAGGAGGCTAATTCTGAAGAAATCACAGATttagaaaaatgtaatgtaatgcagaagCTGCTCACTCAGATAAAAGAGCTGGAGGGCACACCAAGCAAAATAGACTCCGATGCCGTCAAGATGATTATAAGCGAATTCCCTGACTGGGTAATGGGATTGGATGAGAGAAAGAATTTAAGTGAAATTGCTAAACAGCAAAGTAAGAAAAAGTTGAAAGAGATGATGGTCTATGTGAAGAATATTGTTCAGGCAAAGCTCACATTTTTTGGGGAAATCTTGACAGCCATGGAAAAACAGgataatgaaaaagaagaaccaCTGGCACCACCGTCAGTGCCTCCCAAACCAGACAAGAAAGTTTTCAGCGGAGCAACTGCAAAGATATCAAAGATTAGTATCGGATCATCCAAAACTGAAAagaaggtggtggaggggaAAAAGTCACTTCAAGGGAGCAAAGCACATCAGGAGCTGAGTGAGCAGAGGGTGTCCTCCCCGTTAGCGAGCATCCGCACTCCGTCGCCTACTTTTATCAGCATCGAGTCAAGGAGGATAGAGTCACCACTCAGAGTAACTCCCTCTCCTCCGCCTTACAAATCTGTCGGAacgccgccgcctcctcctcgcAAGTCATACACGCCCACATCTACCTTCAGCAGGGCCACGCCATCCCCCACAATGAGCCGCTCAGAGAAGCTGATGAAACTGAGGGATACCACCTCGAAGCTTTCTCGCGGCATGACCCCTCCGCCTCCCATGCCCATGCCAGAGTATTTCACAGCTGAAAGAGAGCAATCATCCCCGCTTGGCGACAGGGATACTCCCATAGAGAGAAATGAGCAAGGATCGATGGATGTCACAGAGATGGTGGACTCTATGATGACAGTAAGGGACAAAAAGTCTTTCTTTGAAGATGCGCAGAAGGCCGAGGTGAGCAGGGCATACATTCGGAAGGATCCCATTGATATCCCTGAACGTTTGGGACCTGACGCTGAGGAAGGTGCAGAGGTTGTGACGATAGACCTTCTGAAAGAGGATCTCCCAAGAGTTGACCTATCTAAGCTGGTAAACAAATTTGAATCTCCCAAACCAAAAGTCTACACCAGAAAAGACCCTATTGTGATCACGGAGAGGCTGGGGAGTGATGCAGAGGATATAGAGGCTGAGGCACATACCCCCAAAACTGAAGACATCCCATCATTCAATGTCAAGGCATTGAAGGATGTGTTTGAGACAGGAGAGCATAGCTCTCAGGCAGCCCGAGAGCTAAGAGAACAAATAGAAAGAAGAGAACCTGAGTCAGTCTATTCAGAGCCGGCGGGTCACTCTGAAATGACAGCAGTCACCGAGCAATTCTGCAGCATTGATGACTTCGGAAACATGACTAGAGAGACGAGGAGTGAGATGCGTTCTGGGAGCTCCCTGGCCCGCGGTAGCCCTCCATCCTACGCCGATGTGGTGAGAGGCAGCATTCCAACGGTTGACGTGCCCCCTGAGGCCACCACGGAGGAACTGCTGAGAAACTTTCAGCAGTCGTGGGCTGAAAGCCAAGGGGTTTTCCAGAACCTGGGTTTCAGTGTCACGGAGCAGAGGACATCGCAGTTCGTAACACACAAGCAGGAGACCGTTGTGACGG AAAACTCGAGTTCCAGAGTCCGAACTGTGCAGGGTGTGTCGGAAGAGGGTGTACCCCATGGAATCGCTGattgcagacaaacaaaacttcCATAA